One Thermus sp. CCB_US3_UF1 DNA window includes the following coding sequences:
- a CDS encoding carbohydrate ABC transporter permease, with protein sequence MLTQRQVRLAWFLVLPTLVVVALVAGYPLAQVFYWSFFKADIAFVEPPEFVGLENYLFLLQDPDFRQALWNTVKFTLISVSLETVLGLAIALIIHSNFRGRGLVRTAILIPWAIPTVVSAKMWQWMLHDVYGVINVLGVKLGLLSQKVAFLARPELVLPAIIAVDVWKTTPFMALLLLAGLQLIPEELYEAASIDGATRWQQFWTITLPLLTPALVVALIFRTLDALRVFDVIFVMSGVNPATRTLAVYNRQTLIDFQDLGYGSAISVAILVLIFLFVVLYMRTLGREALK encoded by the coding sequence TCCTTCCCACCTTGGTGGTGGTGGCCCTGGTGGCCGGCTATCCCTTGGCGCAGGTTTTTTACTGGTCCTTCTTCAAGGCCGACATCGCCTTTGTGGAGCCCCCGGAGTTCGTGGGCTTGGAGAACTATCTTTTCCTCCTTCAAGACCCTGACTTCCGCCAGGCCCTCTGGAACACGGTGAAGTTCACCCTCATCTCCGTGAGCTTGGAAACCGTCCTGGGTCTGGCCATTGCCCTCATCATCCACTCCAACTTCCGTGGCCGCGGCCTGGTGCGCACCGCCATCCTCATCCCCTGGGCCATTCCCACCGTGGTCTCGGCCAAGATGTGGCAGTGGATGCTCCACGATGTCTACGGGGTCATCAACGTCCTCGGGGTCAAGCTGGGCCTCCTCTCGCAAAAGGTGGCCTTCCTGGCCCGGCCCGAGCTGGTCCTTCCCGCCATCATCGCCGTGGACGTTTGGAAAACCACCCCCTTCATGGCCCTCTTGCTCCTGGCGGGGCTCCAGCTCATTCCCGAGGAACTCTACGAGGCGGCCAGCATCGACGGGGCCACCCGGTGGCAGCAGTTTTGGACCATCACCCTGCCCCTCCTCACCCCGGCTTTGGTGGTGGCCCTCATCTTCCGCACCCTGGACGCCCTCAGGGTCTTTGACGTCATCTTCGTCATGAGCGGGGTCAACCCCGCCACCAGGACCCTGGCGGTCTACAACCGCCAGACCCTCATCGACTTTCAGGACTTGGGCTACGGTTCGGCCATCAGCGTGGCCATCCTGGTGCTCATCTTCCTCTTTGTGGTCCTTTACATGCGCACCCTTGGCAGGGAGGCCCTGAAATGA